The sequence CCGATGGCCAGGGTCAGGTTCTCGCAGCCAAAGCCCTTCAGGTCTTGGGTGGAGAATTGCTGGCAAAGGCTTTTCAGTGCTGAGTCGCGCTCGAAATCCCACGGCGCACGGCGACTGACGCCACGGCGTTTTTCCGCAGGAAGATCCCTCGGCCAATCGTCCGGGATCAGCAATTCCACCGGGTTGATCCGCTCCAGTTCCGCCAGCAGATTTTCCCAGCCTTTGATTTCCGACACGCTGAAACTGCCGCTGGTGATGTCCAGCACGGCCAGACCGAACAGACGCTCGTCACCCAGCAGCGCAGCGATCAGGTTGTCGCGGCGCTCATCGAGCAGCGCCTCATCACTGACCGTGCCCGGCGTGAGGATCCGTACGACCTGACGCTCCACCGGGCCTTTGCTGGTCGCCGGGTCGCCGACCTGTTCGCAGATCACCACCGACTCGCCAAGCTTGACCAGTTTTGCCAGATAGCCTTCCGCCGCATGGTAAGGAATGCCACACATCGGAATCGCCTGCCCCGCCGACTGCCCACGCGCGGTCAGGGTGATGTCGAGCAACTTGGCCGCCTTCTTCGCGTCTTCGTAGAAGATCTCGTAGAAGTCGCCCATGCGGTAGAACATCAGCTGATCCGGGTGCTGATTCTTCAGGCGCCAGTACTGCTGCATCATCGGGGTGTGGGAGGACAGGTCTGAAATGGCTTTATTCATCAGGGGTTTAGCTATACCGGAAAAAGTGACAAGACAAAAAACGGGGTCGTTCGCATCTACGAAATGGCGAGTGTTTGCCAGCGATGCGGCCCGAGGGTTGATTCAGTGGGGCTGAGTATGAAGTTTTTTTGAGGTGGATGCAGCAACCCGCCGCCGCTCGGGTTGGCATTGTGTCCTATAGTGCCGAAAAGCTATCGAATGATCGGAGTTCGTGGGTTGAAGGTCAGTTGAGGAAGCAGCGTGGAACAGTCTGAAGGCATTGGCTCAGGATCGACACCGAGCGATGGCTACTACGATGCAGAAAAAATGTCCCTCACTCGGGCGCAGCGATCAGTCTGTCTGGGCAGCAATGAAAGTGATCTGTTTTTGGCATTGATCGCCGGAGTTACCGATAAGGAACAGCTCATCTCGCGGGTCTGGGGTGAGCGCGGGCTGGTGATTTCCGACAGCAGTTACTACAAGACCCTGCACTTGCTTCGCGCGCACCTCGCTGACGTCGGTTTGCCACGGGACAGTCTCAAGACCTTGCCGCGCCGAGGCGTGGTGCTGTTGTGTGAAATCAGGCTGGTCAGCGCTACTGTCGCCGAGACTGAATCCCCGCCTGCGCCAGTAGCCCGTGATGAGCAGGCTTGCATTACCGTTACGAAGTCGTCGCGCCGCTACTGGCGCTTTCTTCTGCCCGTAGTCGTCGCATCGGCAATTGCACTTCCACTGTTTTACGCTTACTTGATCTTTAAGAAGCCCGCCGATCTGGAAGAGTGGAAACTCGTCTGGCAGGAAGGCGATGCGAGGTTATATGTGGAAGAAAGTGAAAGGATGTCCAAGGACGAAATTGTAAAAGCGCTCAGCGAATTCGAACCGCCCATTGTGTTGTCCGATACGAACTTCTATGTGCGAAAGCCGCTCTCCCAGTTGTTGATCAAGTGCGTAAAACCTGAAAGTAAGGGGGAGGCCATATGCGTGAATTATCAGCTCGTTGGAAAAAAATAATCGCACTCTCGGCTATCTCTTCGGTGTTGATTTTCGGTGTATTGGTTGTTCGGTATTTCTATTTGATCAATCGCGACATTCCGCGTGCACCGTGTTTTGCTTCCATCGATTTTGTGCATACCCATGATCACAAAGTTCGCTGGCATGGCGTCGGTGATATGACGATCGACCCGAAAGAAGGCGCCCTTTATGTTTATTACCTGGTGAAAACACCAGAGGGCAAAGTCTATACCTATGATCGAAAGTTCAACATTGCCCTCACTCATCTTGACACTTCCAGGTTCTTGTTCAAGACGCGATCGGTTGTAAAGTTTGACGCCGATACTGCAGAAGATGAACTGCCGTTCATGGAAAGAGGCTTTCAAGGCGGAATGGTGACGTTTAATTACTTCTCTGATGCCGAGTACTACAACATCAATAACCTGATCAACGGCGTCTGCCACGTCCCGCGTTAGCGAAAAATCCGCTGGCGCAAGGCCCCGGAGCGACTAAGTAAGACTGAGTAAGATGCCAGTAAGGCCGTGATGGTCCTGCGTTGTTAATGTGATTCGAGTCAGGCCAATAGCCTCTGCGACTGTAACGGAGAGTCAGCGCAGTGCGGCTGTTGTTATTGCCTGCAAGCATTCGACGACGTTTAGGATATTGAGGGGGCTTTATAAATGCTCTGGTTTTGCGTGCGTAATCATCATGGGGTTCAGGCTCCGGCATGGAAACGATCCATTGCTATTAATAAAGAGGGCACTGTATTCGTTGCAGCAGCGATTGCTGGAAAAGAAAAAGACGTGAGTATTTCCACATTATCTGATCGCACGCCGGTGTTGCTGTGTTTTGATCATGTTTACGTACCCGTGGCGTGGCTGGTCAAACACTTTCCAATATGTAAGGCGCTCTGTCGCGATATGGTGTCGGCAGCCTTGTTCGGCCTACAGAGAATATTGAGATGCCGTGATGCCTGGAGTCGCGTCAGCTATTTCTGCAACCGTTCGGGTGAGAATAGTTACTTGGGGTATGTCTCATGAGGCCAAGTCTGTTTTGCAGTCTGTCTCTGGCCGTCAGTTGCGTTTTAATCATTGATCGTTCATTCGCCGACGCGCGTCAAAGTTGCGCGCCGCGCCGTGCTGAACTTGTCCGACAAATAGAGCGCGCCAACGCAGCGGATAATGTTTATCGCAAGGCCGGCCTGGAGCAGGCGCTGGCCAATGTCGAGCGTTACTGTCGCGAACCTTCGGTAGAGGATGACCACGAAAAAGCCATCCAGAAAGCCGAAGCTGAAATTCGGCGCAGACAAAACCATCTGAAAGCGGCGCGTCAGTACGGTGATGTGAAAGTCATCAAGAAGCAAGAAGCCAGGCTCGAACGGGCCCAGGTAAAACTGCAACGGCTTGTGAATGAGTAAGCGCCAGTTCGGCTGTGAACCAACCTCTGTATCAGTGACCACCGGAAATTCGATGATGAAAAACGCACTTGTCTTTGCTTCACTTTTTACCTCTGCCATTTTGCTCTCCGGTTGCACCGCCACCGATTGGGTACACGCTGCTGGTGGAATCCTCGGCGCCAAAGACGACTACGACAAAAAAGCCCGAAACGATCGGCTCAAGCGAGCGAATGCGGCGGCACGTCGAACCAAATACTGATTTATGCATAAGTTATGCAAATCAGCATTTGTCTTCGCGTGTAACTTCAAGCACTATGCGCGTTATGCAAAAACGCAACGTAGCCTCCGTCTTAAGAGCACTGCTCGACCAGCACGGGATCTCCCCCACGGAGCTCCACCGTCGCACCGGCGTGCCTCAATCCACTCTCTCGCGGATTCTCAGCGGGAAGATCGTCGATCCCTCGGATAAACACATTTCGAAGATCGCCGAGTACTTCGCCGTGAGCACCGATCAATTGCGCGGGCGCGCAGATGTCGCCCCGTCGGCCGGTGCCGCGCGCGATGCCGTACACGCGGAACTCAAGGACATAATGCTGTGGGACGACGATACGCCTGTCGATGATGACGAAGTATCGGTGCCGTTCCTTCGCGAGGTTGAATTGGCTGCTGGATCAGGAAGATTCGTCATCGAAGAGAGCGAGCGCTCTAGCCTGCGCTTCGGCAAGCGCAGCCTGCGTCATAACGGTGTGCAGTTCGACCAGGCCAAATGCGTGACCGTACGTGGCAACAGCATGTTGCCGGTGTTGCGTGATGGCGCCACCGTCGGTGTGAATGCGGGCAAGTGCGGCATCGGTGACATCATTGATGGCGACCTGTACGCGATCAATCACAACGGCCAATTGCGCGTGAAGCAGCTTTACCGCTTGCCTACCGGCATTCGTCTGCGCAGCTTCAATCGCGATGAACATCCGGACGAGGACTACAGCTTCCAGGAAATCCAGGAAGAGCAGATTGTCATCCTCGGTCATGTCTTCTGGTGGGGCATGTACGCCCGCTAACCCGACCCTCTCCAGAAAAACCCGTCCCTTGGCGGGTTTTTTTTCGCCTGAATGAAACCGTCAAGCCCTTGAGTTGCGGGGCTTTCATGCATTTCAGCATTTCTTGCGCATAAATAAATGCATTTACGCATTGACTGTATATGCATACATGCATATTCTTGCCGCCAAGCCGCTCGACAAAGCGGCTGGCAAGAAAGCTCTTTAGTTCCACAAGAACAGGCAGCGATGAACCGGCCTCAACGGTTCAGAGGGTTGGCAACTGACCCGGGTGTGCAGCGTAAAGCACCAGAAGCAGTTATCCGGCGGGCAGGGACCGCGGTCGGAAAAACAATTTGAATGGACTCGTACCGCGCCAGTAGCGCCGAAAAGTCAGCTTCCTTCTTGAACACAGGATTTGAAGGAAGGCGAAGGAGCGCATTACTGAAAAGCCCGGTGCATCACCGGGCTTTTTGGAATGCCTGCCTGGGCAGAAACTGAAAGGCCGGAACGTCGGCAATCAATAAGGATGATGGATATGAAGAAGTACGTACGCGTCGTTGCCGGCAAAGTCGACAACATTTTTGAAACCGCTAACCCGATCACCGATGAGTTTCCGGCGGATCAAGTCTGGGTGGATGTCAGTGCACTGCCAAAGATCGATTATTCCTGGAATGCGGTAAACACCGACGGCGTCTGGACATTTACCGACAGCGATATGTGGGGCCAGCCGTCCTTGCTGGCTATGCAATTGCGTAACGCAAGAACAAATCGTCTCGATAAAGCCAATACCACGCTGGCGACGTCGGCCCTGGTGCAAAAGGTTGAGCTGGGGCTGGCCACGCCGGCAGAGGAAGCCGCGCTACTGGAATACAAGCAGTTCTTCATCGCGCTGAGCAACGTCAACAAACAGCCGGGCTACCCGCTGACTGTTACCTGGCCTGAAGTTCCATAAACGGCATTTGCTGCGCCGATACCGAACTTCGCAGTGCATTGCTGAAAAGCCCGATATTTACTCAGCGCGTAAAGCCAACATTCGCGATGAGTACCCGCAGGAGAAACTATGAACCGCTATGCCTTTGTTCGATTCAATTATTCGAAACCCTTCAACAAAGTTCTGTGATCGTGGACGCCGTGGAGAAACCCACGGCCATGCCAGTGGAAGCAAAGTTGTCCAATGGTTATTGGGTGGATATCACCACAAACTCGACCGTCCAGGTGGGATGGAAGGGTACCACCACCAATTACGTCGATTGGGAATTCAGTGAACCCTCCTATCAAGAACTCGAAAAGGATGTGGCGCAGGAAGCGCTGGAGCTTCTGTCTGCAGCAGGGCAATGGTTGATGCTCAATTCGCTGCATTACAAGGTGGACATTGGTGTCGCCACGCCTGAAGAACAAGCGCTGTTGCTCGCTTACAAACAGTACTGCGTGGGTCTCAGCGACATGAAGAAACAATCCGGCTATCCGTCCAACGTCAACTGGCCGGTAGCTCCTTTCTGATTCGGTCATTACCGTTACACCCTCTATAGAGAGTGCATTACTGAAAAGCCCGGCCCGACGCCGGGCTTTTTGGAATGCCTACCTCAAGAGAACTCGATTGATTCCAACACACATCACTCACCCAATACTTCCGGAGGCGTGAAATGACAAACGAGCAACAAGCGTTGGCAGACATGCCTATCTGGCTGGTCATCCTCCTTGCCGTCGTCGGCGGGGTGTCCGGCGAAATGTGGCGCGCCGACAAGGAGGGCGCTCGTGGCTGGCCGCTGTTACGGCGTCTGGCCCTGCGCTCCGGCGCCTGCATGATCTGTGGCGTGTCGGCGATCATGCTGCTGTATGCCGCCGGCATGTCGATCTGGGCTGCCGGCGCGTTCGGTTGCCTCACCGCAATGGCCGGGGCCGACGTGGCCATCGGTCTGTACGAGCGCTGGGCGGCCAAGCGCATCGGCGTCTGCGAAGTCCCGCCGCGCGATTCGCCGACCGATCCATGATTCCCGCAAAGAGAAACGCTGAATATGAATGACGAAGATCTGGCCGCAATCAATCGATTGGTTGCGGCGCTGCAAATCCAGTCCGACAGTCAGACGGCATTGAGTGCCTCCATTCGATTGTTGGCGCAAAGCAATCAGGCACTGGTCGATTTGATAAAGAGCCGAGAACCGGATCCCAACGCACCGCCCTATCTGGACGGTACACCTGCACCCTGACTGAACGCCGCTCGCAACGCCGAGACAGGTCCATCCGAGTAATACCCTCAACCCCGCTATTGCGGGTTTTTTGTTCAATGGAGAACGCCAGATGTCGATTCTTACCCAAGGTACTCAAATTTTCGCCCTTGTTCCGCCAGCCGCAGGCACCGGCCCTTACACCGTACTGGAAATCGAGCACGCTACTTCGTTCGATCCGGGCGGTGCCCCTGCAGAACAGATTGAAGACACCAGTCTCAACGCTGAAGAGCGCACCTATAAAAAAGGTCTGCGCACACCTGGTACCGCCAGCCTCGGCCTCAACGCCGACCCGACCAACGCCAGCCATATCCGTCTGCATCAATTGTCGGAAGCCGACGGTGATACCGGCATCAAATGGGTTGTGGGCTGGTCTGACGGCAAAGGTGTTGCGCCAACGGTGAATGCTCAGGGCAATGACTTCGAATTGCCAGCCACCCGTACCTGGTTCGCCTTCGACGGTTATGTGTCGGACTTCCCGTTCAACTTTGCACTCAATGCCGTCGTCACCACTACCGTCACTATTCAGCGTACCGGTGGGTCCGCCTGGATCAAGAAAGCCTGAGATCAGCCATGAACCTCAAACAACTGAAAGCCAAGGGCGGCATCGTCGACGGTCAGCCGATCAAAAAAGAAGTGAGTTGGACTCATCTCGATAGTCAATCGGGCAAGGAAGTCACTGACACTTTCACGTTGCACATTCGCCGACAGTCGTTCGGCGTGATTGAGCGACTGTTCGCCCAAGGTGAAAACGAACAGAGCCGGAACGCGAGTTACATTGCGGCGTCGGTCTCGTTGGGAGCCGAAGGCGCGGAAGCACTTTCCTACGACGACGCCTATAACCTCGAACCTTCGTTAGGGTTTCTGTTGCTCAACGCAGTCAATGAGGTGAATGGCACAGGCGGTAGCGCAGTAAAAAACTGACTGCCGCCGATGAGTTCTGGCACG comes from Pseudomonas sp. RU47 and encodes:
- a CDS encoding phage tail tube protein, producing the protein MSILTQGTQIFALVPPAAGTGPYTVLEIEHATSFDPGGAPAEQIEDTSLNAEERTYKKGLRTPGTASLGLNADPTNASHIRLHQLSEADGDTGIKWVVGWSDGKGVAPTVNAQGNDFELPATRTWFAFDGYVSDFPFNFALNAVVTTTVTIQRTGGSAWIKKA
- a CDS encoding tail fiber assembly protein, encoding MPVEAKLSNGYWVDITTNSTVQVGWKGTTTNYVDWEFSEPSYQELEKDVAQEALELLSAAGQWLMLNSLHYKVDIGVATPEEQALLLAYKQYCVGLSDMKKQSGYPSNVNWPVAPF
- a CDS encoding phage tail assembly chaperone family protein, TAC; amino-acid sequence: MNLKQLKAKGGIVDGQPIKKEVSWTHLDSQSGKEVTDTFTLHIRRQSFGVIERLFAQGENEQSRNASYIAASVSLGAEGAEALSYDDAYNLEPSLGFLLLNAVNEVNGTGGSAVKN
- a CDS encoding DUF1090 domain-containing protein, which encodes MRPSLFCSLSLAVSCVLIIDRSFADARQSCAPRRAELVRQIERANAADNVYRKAGLEQALANVERYCREPSVEDDHEKAIQKAEAEIRRRQNHLKAARQYGDVKVIKKQEARLERAQVKLQRLVNE
- a CDS encoding phage holin family protein gives rise to the protein MTNEQQALADMPIWLVILLAVVGGVSGEMWRADKEGARGWPLLRRLALRSGACMICGVSAIMLLYAAGMSIWAAGAFGCLTAMAGADVAIGLYERWAAKRIGVCEVPPRDSPTDP
- a CDS encoding XRE family transcriptional regulator: MQKRNVASVLRALLDQHGISPTELHRRTGVPQSTLSRILSGKIVDPSDKHISKIAEYFAVSTDQLRGRADVAPSAGAARDAVHAELKDIMLWDDDTPVDDDEVSVPFLREVELAAGSGRFVIEESERSSLRFGKRSLRHNGVQFDQAKCVTVRGNSMLPVLRDGATVGVNAGKCGIGDIIDGDLYAINHNGQLRVKQLYRLPTGIRLRSFNRDEHPDEDYSFQEIQEEQIVILGHVFWWGMYAR
- a CDS encoding winged helix-turn-helix domain-containing protein, encoding MEQSEGIGSGSTPSDGYYDAEKMSLTRAQRSVCLGSNESDLFLALIAGVTDKEQLISRVWGERGLVISDSSYYKTLHLLRAHLADVGLPRDSLKTLPRRGVVLLCEIRLVSATVAETESPPAPVARDEQACITVTKSSRRYWRFLLPVVVASAIALPLFYAYLIFKKPADLEEWKLVWQEGDARLYVEESERMSKDEIVKALSEFEPPIVLSDTNFYVRKPLSQLLIKCVKPESKGEAICVNYQLVGKK
- a CDS encoding tail fiber assembly protein, producing MKKYVRVVAGKVDNIFETANPITDEFPADQVWVDVSALPKIDYSWNAVNTDGVWTFTDSDMWGQPSLLAMQLRNARTNRLDKANTTLATSALVQKVELGLATPAEEAALLEYKQFFIALSNVNKQPGYPLTVTWPEVP